CCCTCACGTCAACGGAAGCGACCGGGCTGAATTCCCGGAATTCCCGGATGAACCTTTGCGAAGGGGGGACAGGAGGGATTTGCTCTAGTAGAGCAAGGCTTTACCCCTCCCGTTAAGAGAGGAAGACCAAAAAAAGGGCCCCCATTTCTGGAGGCCCTTTTTCATTCGGTACCTGGCTGTACCCGTTACCGCGCGGGGAGGGCCAGGCTGAAGGTCGTTCCGCGGGAAGTCGAGTCGAAGGACACCTTCCCTCCCAGGATCTGCTCCCCGAACAGCTTCATGGAGTAGGTGCCAAACCCCCGACCGATGGTCGCCTTCGTGCTGAAGTTGAGCTGGAAGATCCTGCGCGCCACATCCGCCGGAATCTCCCCCGGGTTGCGGACCCGGAACGTCACCGCACCCTCCTCCTCGCGGCAGCTCAGCACCACCTCCCCACCATCGGCGGTCGCCTCCAGCGCATTGGTCACCATGTTGATGATCACCCTGCTGGTGAGGTGAAAGTCGGTGGTGAAAAGGAGCTCTGGCGACGCGTACTCGACTACCAGCTTCTTCCTCGCCGCCAGATCGTGTCCGTCGAAGAGCCTCTCGATCTCGTTCAGCAGGGAGTTTGCCGTCACCTGCGCATAGATCGGCCTGTAGGAGGCGTCGAGCGATTTCTGCAGGGAGTTGTGGATCGCGATCTCCTGCGCGATGCGCTTCACCAGGTGCTGGATGTCCTCCATCCTTTCCTTTGCCACCACCTGCGTTGCCGACACCCTGCTCTTCCCGATCAGACCGCACAGCATGTTGTTGATGTCGTGAAAAAAGGTGCGGTCGAGGCAGGCCCGGTGCTGCTGCATGGTGATGTCCTGCATGAAGAGGAGGAGATACTTCTGCCGTTCGAGCTCGAGCGGGTAGGTTCTGACGCTGAAGTAGATGGCACCCTGCCACCCCTCCTTCTCCAGCGCCAGGGCGCATGTCCTCTCCTGGGGAAGGCCGGTATCGAGCGCGGCAACGGTCGCAATGACCGCGCCGCAGGTGGAGCAGTACTCCGAGGTGCCGCATCCACCCTCCATCTCGCAGGCGTGCCTGCATTTCAGGGCCTCGCCGAGCCTCAGTCCCAGCGACTCGGCGGCGTCTTCAATACCGATCTGCTGCAGGAAGGCGTTGTTGAGGGCTACGACCTGCCGCTGCTCGTTCAGGACCGCCAAGAGCCCGCTCGCCACGGTCATGATCGCGCCGATGACGGGGCTGGCGGTGATGATCGCTATGTCCCGTTCCAGTTCGCTCTTTCCCTTCCTTTCCGCCGGTGCGAAATAGCTCTCCAATCTCTCGCCGTTGCGGTGCTCTTTCATGGCACGCCTCTTCAGAGCCTTAGGGCGTTTGGCTGCTCCCACCGTTCGCGCCGGTGGTCCCCCTATAGACTGAATCAGTCATAGCATAAGCGGGCGGTTATTAAAAGTTGTTTTGAAATCTGCGGCCGCGGGACGAGTCGCCGTCGAACGTCACGGCACGGCTGAGGGTGGAGCTTCCTCTGGCGACTCCTGGCGCGCCTCCTTCAGGGTAAAGTAGATCGTCGTTCCCTGGTCCGGCCCCGGGCTTTCCGCCCAGATGCTCCCCTCGTGGTTGAGCACGATCCTCTTGCACAGAGAAAGCCCCAGCCCCTCGCCGCTTTTCGACTC
The DNA window shown above is from Geomonas sp. RF6 and carries:
- a CDS encoding sensor histidine kinase, which translates into the protein MKEHRNGERLESYFAPAERKGKSELERDIAIITASPVIGAIMTVASGLLAVLNEQRQVVALNNAFLQQIGIEDAAESLGLRLGEALKCRHACEMEGGCGTSEYCSTCGAVIATVAALDTGLPQERTCALALEKEGWQGAIYFSVRTYPLELERQKYLLLFMQDITMQQHRACLDRTFFHDINNMLCGLIGKSRVSATQVVAKERMEDIQHLVKRIAQEIAIHNSLQKSLDASYRPIYAQVTANSLLNEIERLFDGHDLAARKKLVVEYASPELLFTTDFHLTSRVIINMVTNALEATADGGEVVLSCREEEGAVTFRVRNPGEIPADVARRIFQLNFSTKATIGRGFGTYSMKLFGEQILGGKVSFDSTSRGTTFSLALPAR